A single region of the Eublepharis macularius isolate TG4126 chromosome 14, MPM_Emac_v1.0, whole genome shotgun sequence genome encodes:
- the LOC129341836 gene encoding small serum protein 2-like codes for MKILLSLIILCTLVALSYGECFLKHLQPGTQDGCIDPYDKSEHPFGSKWNTAKCMECSCNPDILQCCTTYGGVVSVPGCAAVVDPKTCKYKFYKADDPSKPCFKL; via the exons aAAATTCTCCTCAGCCTAATCATTTTGTGCACCCTAGTGGCACTGAGCTATGGAGAGTGCTTCCTCAAGCATCTCCAACCAGGAACTCAAG ATGGCTGCATTGATCCATATGACAAAAGCGAACATCCCTTTGGATCTAAATGGAACACTGCTAAATGCATGGAATGCAGCTGTAATCCTGATATACTCCAATGCTGTACCAC ATACGGTGGTGTTGTAAGTGTCCCAGGATGCGCAGCAGTTGTTGATCCAAAAACATGTAAATACAAGTTTTATAAGGCTGATGATCCTTCAAAGCCATGTTTTAAGCTTTAA